In Rubrivirga marina, the following are encoded in one genomic region:
- a CDS encoding ABC transporter ATP-binding protein, with the protein MDGPVLSAHALSKTFTNAGRSLTVLDDVSFSVPAGATCAIVGPSGSGKTTLLGLCAGLDRPTSGTVRLAGVDLGPLDEDARAALRSEAVGFVFQGFRLLPTLTAAENVAIPLELRGERGAHQSALELLDRVGLADRSGHYPTQLSGGEQQRVALARAFAGRPRLLFADEPTGNLDAETGARVEALLFDLNREAGTALVVVTHDPELAARCERTITLRAGRVVEDTGPSPARLGAEAEEVGAEAETARDTV; encoded by the coding sequence GTGGACGGCCCCGTCCTCTCCGCTCACGCCCTCTCCAAGACGTTCACGAATGCCGGCCGGTCGCTGACCGTCCTCGACGACGTGTCGTTCAGCGTCCCCGCCGGCGCGACGTGCGCCATCGTCGGGCCGTCCGGGAGTGGCAAGACGACGCTCCTCGGCCTGTGCGCCGGCCTCGACCGGCCGACGTCGGGCACGGTCCGCCTCGCCGGCGTCGACCTCGGCCCGCTCGACGAGGACGCCCGCGCCGCGCTCCGGTCCGAGGCCGTCGGGTTCGTGTTCCAGGGCTTCCGCCTGCTCCCGACGCTGACGGCGGCGGAGAACGTGGCGATCCCGCTCGAGCTCCGCGGCGAGCGCGGCGCCCACCAGTCGGCGCTGGAGTTGCTCGACCGCGTCGGACTCGCCGACCGCTCCGGCCACTACCCGACGCAGCTCTCGGGCGGCGAGCAGCAGCGCGTGGCGCTCGCCCGGGCCTTCGCCGGCCGCCCCCGCCTCCTCTTCGCCGACGAGCCGACGGGAAACCTCGACGCCGAAACGGGCGCCCGCGTCGAGGCCCTCCTGTTCGACCTCAACCGCGAGGCTGGAACCGCGCTCGTCGTCGTCACCCACGACCCGGAGCTGGCGGCGCGGTGCGAGCGGACGATCACCCTCCGCGCTGGCCGGGTCGTCGAGGACACGGGCCCCAGCCCCGCCCGCCTCGGCGCCGAGGCCGAAGAGGTGGGCGCCGAGGCGGAGACCGCCCGCGACACCGTCTGA
- a CDS encoding septal ring lytic transglycosylase RlpA family protein produces the protein MTRLLILAALAALALPGVAQQADPIVPGGARAESRRAARTGVASYYAASLHGNRTANGERYNHGALTAAHRSLPFGTLLRVTSTHNDRRVLVRVNDRGPFIRGRQLDLSGAAADRLAMRSRGTHRVRFEVVDPAALPSRQAPPVRKTRHV, from the coding sequence GTGACGCGACTCCTGATTCTGGCGGCCCTCGCCGCCCTCGCGCTCCCCGGCGTGGCCCAGCAGGCCGACCCCATCGTCCCGGGTGGCGCGCGCGCCGAGAGCCGCCGCGCGGCCCGGACCGGCGTGGCGAGCTACTACGCCGCCTCGCTCCACGGCAACCGCACCGCCAACGGCGAGCGCTACAACCACGGCGCGCTGACGGCCGCCCACCGGTCGCTCCCGTTCGGGACGCTCCTCCGCGTGACCTCGACGCACAACGACCGCCGCGTCCTCGTCCGCGTGAATGACCGCGGTCCGTTTATCCGGGGGCGCCAACTCGACCTCTCCGGCGCCGCCGCCGACCGGCTGGCCATGCGCTCGCGCGGGACGCACCGGGTCCGCTTCGAGGTCGTCGACCCGGCCGCGCTGCCGAGCCGCCAGGCCCCACCCGTCCGGAAGACCCGGCACGTCTAG
- a CDS encoding arylesterase — MRTVLMLSALVLFTGCQEVEPDPGPERPESVEPFSTATPESPSTPDTPFAEAADDADEEAVTILFFGDSLTAGYGLASPDLAYPALVGARLEEAGVPVRVVNAGVSGETSAGGRGRIAWALRQTTPDVFVLALGANDGLRGVDPAATRENLDAILDAVEKAAPGARLVVAGMEALPNYGEDYTERFRAVFPAVAEAHDAAFIPFLLDGVAGVARLNQADGVHPTPEGQRIIAETVAETVVPIASQAAS; from the coding sequence ATGCGCACCGTCTTGATGCTCTCCGCTCTCGTTTTGTTCACCGGCTGCCAGGAGGTCGAGCCCGACCCGGGCCCGGAGCGGCCGGAGTCGGTCGAGCCGTTCTCGACCGCCACGCCCGAGTCGCCCTCGACGCCCGACACGCCGTTCGCGGAGGCGGCCGACGACGCGGACGAGGAGGCCGTCACGATCCTGTTCTTCGGCGACAGCCTCACGGCCGGCTACGGCCTCGCCAGTCCCGACCTCGCCTACCCCGCGCTCGTGGGCGCGCGGTTGGAGGAGGCGGGCGTACCGGTCCGCGTCGTCAATGCGGGCGTAAGCGGCGAGACCTCAGCGGGCGGTCGCGGGCGGATCGCGTGGGCCCTCCGCCAGACCACGCCCGACGTGTTCGTCCTCGCCCTCGGAGCCAACGACGGACTCCGCGGCGTCGACCCGGCCGCCACGCGCGAAAATCTCGACGCGATCCTCGACGCCGTCGAGAAGGCCGCGCCGGGCGCCCGCCTCGTCGTGGCCGGCATGGAGGCCCTCCCGAACTACGGCGAGGACTACACCGAGCGGTTCCGCGCCGTCTTCCCGGCCGTTGCCGAGGCCCACGACGCGGCCTTCATCCCATTCCTGCTCGACGGCGTGGCCGGCGTCGCCCGGCTCAACCAGGCCGACGGCGTCCACCCGACGCCCGAGGGCCAACGGATCATTGCCGAGACGGTCGCCGAGACGGTCGTCCCGATTGCCAGCCAGGCCGCGAGCTAG
- the plsY gene encoding glycerol-3-phosphate 1-O-acyltransferase PlsY — translation MLSLLVILAASYLLGAVPFSLVVGRMMGVDLRRHGSGNAGATNALRVLGKGPGLLVFLLDFGKGLAAVALLSQIRVGGESLVGLLGSRPELAAAWAATLAGTAAMVGHVVTVWGRLFFGSWKGGKGVATGAGMLTGLAPLPVGLALLVFVGVLAATRYVSLGSILAALSLPLSLLALHFGFGWESPPPVWIFATVVPAFILWTHRANVRRLLDGTESRIGSKAG, via the coding sequence GTGCTCTCGCTCCTCGTCATCCTCGCCGCCAGCTACCTCCTCGGCGCCGTCCCGTTCAGCCTCGTCGTCGGGCGGATGATGGGCGTCGACCTCCGGAGGCACGGGAGCGGCAACGCGGGGGCCACGAACGCGCTCCGCGTGCTCGGCAAGGGGCCGGGCCTCCTCGTGTTCCTGCTCGACTTCGGGAAGGGGCTGGCGGCGGTCGCCCTCCTGTCGCAGATCCGTGTCGGCGGCGAGTCGCTCGTCGGGCTGCTCGGCTCGCGGCCGGAGCTCGCGGCGGCGTGGGCGGCGACGCTCGCGGGGACGGCGGCCATGGTCGGCCACGTGGTCACGGTCTGGGGCCGCCTGTTCTTCGGGTCGTGGAAGGGCGGGAAGGGCGTGGCGACCGGCGCCGGAATGCTGACCGGGCTGGCCCCGCTCCCGGTCGGGCTCGCGCTCCTCGTGTTCGTCGGCGTCCTCGCGGCGACGCGCTACGTCTCGCTCGGCTCGATCCTCGCCGCGCTGTCGCTCCCGCTGTCGCTCCTCGCGCTCCACTTCGGGTTCGGGTGGGAGAGCCCGCCGCCGGTCTGGATTTTCGCGACGGTCGTCCCGGCGTTCATCCTGTGGACGCACCGGGCCAACGTCCGCCGGCTCCTCGACGGGACCGAGTCGCGCATCGGCTCGAAGGCCGGCTGA